In Oryza brachyantha chromosome 2, ObraRS2, whole genome shotgun sequence, a single window of DNA contains:
- the LOC102707091 gene encoding calcineurin B-like protein 8 gives MGCVSSKQFKRDAQHEDPAILAKETTFSVSEVEALYELFKKISHSIFRDGLIHKEEFQLALFRNSNKKNLFANRIFDLFDLKRTGVIDFGEFVRSLSIFHPETPMGDKIAFAFRLYDLRGTGCIEREELREMVLAILNESDLFLSEESVEQIVDQTFKQADLNDDGKIDPDEWKAFANKNPALLKNMTLPYLKDITMVFPSFVLHSEVCEEEL, from the exons ATGGGCTGTGTATCATCAAAGCAGTTCAAACGAGATGCACAACATGAGGATCCTGCTATTCTGGCCAAAGAGACTACAT TTTCTGTGAGTGAAGTGGAGGCCCTGTATGAGCTGTTCAAGAAGATAAGCCATTCAATATTCAGAGATGGGCTCATTCACAAG GAGGAGTTCCAGCTTGCTCTCTTCAGGAACAGCAACAAGAAGAACCTATTCGCCAATCGG ATATTTGATCTCTTTGATCTGAAGCGCACCGGCGTTATCGATTTCGGGGAGTTTGTTCGATCCCTCAGCATTTTTCACCCGGAAACGCCTATGGGAGACAAGATTGCCT TTGCATTTAGGTTGTATGACCTGAGAGGAACTGGATGCATTGAACGTGAAGAG TTGCGCGAAATGGTGCTTGCTATTCTGAATGAATCAGATCTATTCCTGTCTGAAGAATCAGTAGAGCAAATTGTGGATCAG ACTTTCAAGCAAGCAGATTTGAACGATGATGGGAAGATCGACCCTGATGAATGGAAGGCGTTTGCGAATAAGAACCCGGCATTGCTGAAGAACATGACCCTTCCATACCTAAA GGACATAACCATGGTATTCCCCAGTTTTGTTCTGCACTCTGAAGTTTGTGAGGAAGAGTTGTAG
- the LOC121053633 gene encoding uncharacterized protein LOC121053633, translating into MVSTVYREAAMAGDGEHYSWLIRELCALLVAVIDISPSSSAAARVSGGVPAAAASMLLGASMALMLCGSVTFAIGFLLMPWVAGVALLFGFAAAVSAGVFGKSATAVRGRASSPPAINASDKPLVA; encoded by the exons ATGGTCTCCACGGTGTACAGGGAGGCGGCAATGGCAGGGGACGGGGAGCACTACTCGTGGCTGATACGGGAGCTGTGCGCGTTGCTCGTCGCCGTCATTGATATCTCCCCatcttcctccgccgcc GCTAGGGTCTCCGGGGGTgtccccgcggcggcggcgtcgatgcTGCTGGGCGCATCGATGGCGCTGATGCTGTGCGGGTCCGTGACGTTCGCCATCGGGTTCCTCCTCATGCCCTgggtcgccggcgtcgcgctgCTGTTCGgctttgccgccgccgtctccgctgGGGTCTTCGGCAagtccgccaccgccgtgcgAGGCCGCGCCTCTTCTCCTCCAGCGATCAACGCCTCCGATAAACCACTAGTTGCTTAG